A stretch of the Mycobacteroides immunogenum genome encodes the following:
- a CDS encoding potassium channel family protein has protein sequence MKVAIGGAGAVGRSIARELIESRHDVTLLERNPDHIDPEAVPEAQWRLGDACEISLLEAEELHTFDVVIAATGDDKSNLVLSLLAKTEFAVPRVVARVNDPRNEWLFDDAWGVDVAVSTPRMLASLVEEAVAVGDVVRLMEFRKGQANLVEITLPDDTPWGGKPVRKLELPRDAVLVAILRGSRVIAAQPDEPLEGGDELILVATADIEDELHQAVLPE, from the coding sequence ATGAAGGTCGCCATCGGAGGCGCCGGCGCCGTCGGGCGCTCGATCGCACGCGAGCTCATCGAGAGCCGTCACGACGTCACGCTGCTGGAACGCAACCCCGACCACATCGATCCGGAGGCTGTGCCCGAGGCGCAGTGGCGACTCGGCGATGCCTGTGAGATCAGTCTGCTGGAAGCCGAAGAGCTGCACACCTTCGATGTGGTGATCGCCGCGACCGGCGACGATAAGTCCAATCTGGTGCTGAGCCTGCTGGCCAAAACGGAGTTCGCGGTGCCCAGGGTGGTGGCCCGTGTGAACGATCCCCGCAACGAGTGGCTGTTCGACGATGCCTGGGGTGTTGACGTCGCGGTGTCCACCCCGCGCATGTTGGCCTCCCTCGTCGAAGAGGCAGTCGCGGTCGGTGATGTGGTGCGGCTCATGGAGTTCCGCAAGGGGCAGGCCAATCTGGTGGAGATCACGCTGCCCGACGACACCCCCTGGGGCGGTAAGCCGGTGCGCAAGCTGGAGCTCCCCCGTGACGCGGTGCTGGTGGCGATTCTGCGCGGATCGCGTGTCATCGCCGCGCAGCCCGATGAGCCTCTTGAGGGTGGCGACGAGCTGATTCTGGTGGCTACCGCCGATATTGAGGACGAGCTGCACCAGGCGGTGCTTCCGGAGTAG
- a CDS encoding DUF3159 domain-containing protein translates to MPETSSHESDGSGAVEAHEGPHLKISVPGTKPEEPGSSPLHEMWHQAGGWQGIVYSSIPVIVFVVAVSVSSLIPAIVSALVAATLVLIWRLIRRESVQPAVSGFISVGISALIAYLLGEAKGYFLIGIWANFFWGTVFLVSVIIRRPIVGYAYSWATGGDMSWRGNRRIVTAFDIATVSWIVLFAVRFVVQEWLYLAGNTAWLGGAKIAMGWPLTAVGALVTLLVIRYVRRHTDPVTEGQAPEAEPAE, encoded by the coding sequence GTGCCCGAAACCTCATCACACGAGTCCGACGGCTCGGGTGCAGTAGAAGCGCACGAGGGCCCGCACCTGAAGATCAGCGTGCCCGGAACCAAACCCGAGGAACCAGGCAGCTCACCGCTGCACGAGATGTGGCACCAGGCCGGGGGATGGCAGGGCATCGTCTACTCGTCCATCCCGGTGATTGTTTTCGTTGTCGCGGTGAGCGTTTCGTCGCTCATCCCGGCGATCGTCTCCGCGCTGGTCGCCGCCACCCTGGTGCTGATCTGGCGACTGATAAGGCGCGAATCCGTACAGCCGGCGGTATCCGGGTTCATCAGCGTCGGCATCAGTGCGCTGATCGCCTATCTGCTCGGAGAAGCCAAGGGCTACTTCCTCATTGGCATTTGGGCCAATTTCTTCTGGGGCACCGTGTTTCTGGTGTCGGTCATCATCCGCCGCCCGATCGTCGGCTACGCCTATAGCTGGGCCACGGGGGGCGACATGTCCTGGCGCGGTAACCGGCGCATTGTGACGGCCTTCGATATCGCGACCGTGTCCTGGATCGTGCTGTTCGCCGTCCGATTCGTGGTGCAAGAGTGGTTGTACCTCGCGGGAAACACGGCCTGGCTCGGCGGCGCCAAAATCGCCATGGGCTGGCCCCTGACAGCCGTCGGCGCCCTGGTCACCTTGCTGGTGATCCGGTACGTGCGCCGTCACACCGACCCGGTGACCGAGGGCCAGGCCCCGGAGGCGGAGCCCGCCGAATAG
- a CDS encoding OB-fold nucleic acid binding domain-containing protein produces MATTGGYLRRLTRRLTEDLEQVDAEKIGDDAAATGAQRVIDCQRGQEVTMCGTLRTVETNSKGCVAGVKAELFDGTDTVMLVWLGQRRIPGIESGRTLLVRGRLGKLENGGKVIHNPYYEIQR; encoded by the coding sequence GTGGCTACCACCGGCGGTTATCTGCGTCGACTAACCCGTCGACTGACAGAGGACCTGGAGCAAGTAGACGCCGAGAAAATCGGTGACGACGCCGCCGCCACCGGTGCTCAGCGCGTCATCGACTGTCAGCGTGGCCAAGAGGTCACCATGTGCGGGACGCTGCGCACGGTCGAAACCAACTCCAAGGGTTGCGTGGCCGGCGTCAAGGCGGAGCTGTTCGACGGCACCGACACCGTGATGCTGGTCTGGCTGGGGCAACGGCGTATCCCGGGAATCGAGTCGGGGCGCACGCTGCTGGTGCGCGGCCGGCTCGGCAAGCTCGAGAACGGCGGCAAGGTGATTCACAACCCGTACTACGAGATTCAGCGCTAA
- a CDS encoding alpha/beta hydrolase family protein, with the protein MPGTGSDDDFIHRAFGPALAAAGATLIAVRPEPDDLVNGYRRALDRAAHAGPIVVGGVSIGTAVALTWALQNPGATVAVLATMPAWTGAPENSPASVSARVTAESLRADGLDAVTAAMQASSPEWLAAELTRSWAVQWPGLPNAMEEVSAFVNPSADDIRGLTVPLAVAAATDDPIHPLEVGRDWASWAPRAALRTFTLDQLGADPSCLGWACVAALGDIAG; encoded by the coding sequence ATGCCCGGCACGGGTTCGGATGACGACTTCATCCACCGCGCCTTCGGTCCGGCGCTCGCGGCGGCGGGTGCCACCCTGATCGCGGTGCGCCCCGAACCCGATGATCTGGTCAACGGTTATCGGCGCGCACTCGACCGGGCCGCACACGCCGGACCGATCGTGGTGGGTGGAGTGTCCATCGGCACCGCCGTGGCCCTGACCTGGGCGTTGCAGAACCCGGGGGCGACCGTGGCGGTGCTGGCGACAATGCCCGCCTGGACCGGGGCCCCCGAAAATTCGCCGGCATCGGTGTCCGCACGGGTCACCGCCGAATCGTTGCGCGCTGACGGTCTGGACGCGGTGACCGCCGCGATGCAGGCCAGCAGTCCAGAGTGGCTCGCTGCCGAGCTCACCCGATCATGGGCCGTGCAATGGCCAGGTCTGCCCAACGCCATGGAGGAGGTGTCCGCGTTCGTGAACCCCTCGGCGGACGATATCCGGGGGCTGACCGTGCCGTTGGCGGTGGCAGCAGCCACCGATGACCCGATCCACCCGCTCGAGGTGGGCCGCGACTGGGCGTCGTGGGCACCGCGGGCGGCGCTGCGCACCTTCACCCTGGATCAGCTGGGTGCCGACCCGTCCTGCCTGGGATGGGCGTGTGTCGCCGCGCTGGGTGATATCGCCGGGTGA